In a single window of the Elaeis guineensis isolate ETL-2024a chromosome 4, EG11, whole genome shotgun sequence genome:
- the LOC105042828 gene encoding uncharacterized protein isoform X2 produces MKFKAFLTQDGVNLLDKRFLPALDKLGRICHVYLTPDHAMFLHNLLGGDGVQSVAQFKKDVLFRDYGISSQNADRIAFAIDAALLHRALRSAVTIQTQAGDDTTAIQIKLVKKLPAGSRNPTPFLTFETKGLRSAVVQDVPISKPLSRADVLQLQSALDAAQDLPRTLVQVPDLAQLQNLVDRLKNVGELLTVAITQYGDLHLQVSTSLITVGSEFRRLRVLGVHANAPVGDQNLSAPTRTEMAIQRGEALSVV; encoded by the exons ATGAAGTTCAAAGCATTCCTCACCCAGGATGGCGTCAACCTCCTCGACAAGC GCTTCCTCCCGGCCCTCGACAAGCTTGGTCGCATCTGCCATGTCTACCTGACGCCCGACCACGCCATGTTCCTCCACAACCTTCTTGGCGGCGATGGCGTCCAGTCCGTCGCCCAGTTCAAGAAGGACGTCCTCTTCCGGGACTACGGTATCTCCAGCCAGAACGCTGACCGTATCGCCTTCGCCATCGACGCTGCCCTCCTCCACCGCGCCCTCCGCAGTGCTGTCACCATCCAGACCCAGGCCGGGGATGACACGACCGCTATCCAGATTAAGCTGGTCAAGAAGCTCCCTGCCGGGTCTCGCAATCCCACGCCGTTCCTCACCTTTGAGACAAAAGGGTTGCGCTCGGCTGTTGTGCAAGATGTCCCCATCTCGAAGCCTCTCTCTCGGGCCGATGTTCTCCAGCTTCAGTCTGCCCTTGATGCTGCCCAGGACCTCCCCCGG ACTCTGGTTCAGGTACCGGATCTGGCCCAGCTGCAGAACCTGGTCGACCGGCTCAAGAATGTCGGGGAGCTGCTCACGGTCGCCATTACACAGTACGGTGACCTCCATCTGCAAGTCTCAACCTCTCTCATCACTGTTGGTTCAGAGTTCAGGAGGCTCCGGGTCCTTGGGGTGCATG CCAATGCTCCAGTGGGGGACCAGAACTTGAGTGCTCCAACACGCACTGAAATGGCAATTCAAAGGGGGGAAGCACTTTCAGTG GTATAG
- the LOC105042828 gene encoding uncharacterized protein isoform X1 produces the protein MKFKAFLTQDGVNLLDKRFLPALDKLGRICHVYLTPDHAMFLHNLLGGDGVQSVAQFKKDVLFRDYGISSQNADRIAFAIDAALLHRALRSAVTIQTQAGDDTTAIQIKLVKKLPAGSRNPTPFLTFETKGLRSAVVQDVPISKPLSRADVLQLQSALDAAQDLPRTLVQVPDLAQLQNLVDRLKNVGELLTVAITQYGDLHLQVSTSLITVGSEFRRLRVLGVHANAPVGDQNLSAPTRTEMAIQRGEALSVQVSMKHLAKSLQCHLAKPDCSFYGIAPQGACLMVIFQFFIPGTRLTDKSISFHCRLPILDPGSS, from the exons ATGAAGTTCAAAGCATTCCTCACCCAGGATGGCGTCAACCTCCTCGACAAGC GCTTCCTCCCGGCCCTCGACAAGCTTGGTCGCATCTGCCATGTCTACCTGACGCCCGACCACGCCATGTTCCTCCACAACCTTCTTGGCGGCGATGGCGTCCAGTCCGTCGCCCAGTTCAAGAAGGACGTCCTCTTCCGGGACTACGGTATCTCCAGCCAGAACGCTGACCGTATCGCCTTCGCCATCGACGCTGCCCTCCTCCACCGCGCCCTCCGCAGTGCTGTCACCATCCAGACCCAGGCCGGGGATGACACGACCGCTATCCAGATTAAGCTGGTCAAGAAGCTCCCTGCCGGGTCTCGCAATCCCACGCCGTTCCTCACCTTTGAGACAAAAGGGTTGCGCTCGGCTGTTGTGCAAGATGTCCCCATCTCGAAGCCTCTCTCTCGGGCCGATGTTCTCCAGCTTCAGTCTGCCCTTGATGCTGCCCAGGACCTCCCCCGG ACTCTGGTTCAGGTACCGGATCTGGCCCAGCTGCAGAACCTGGTCGACCGGCTCAAGAATGTCGGGGAGCTGCTCACGGTCGCCATTACACAGTACGGTGACCTCCATCTGCAAGTCTCAACCTCTCTCATCACTGTTGGTTCAGAGTTCAGGAGGCTCCGGGTCCTTGGGGTGCATG CCAATGCTCCAGTGGGGGACCAGAACTTGAGTGCTCCAACACGCACTGAAATGGCAATTCAAAGGGGGGAAGCACTTTCAGTG CAAGTGAGCATGAAGCACCTTGCCAAGAGTCTGCAATGCCATTTGGCAAAGCCAGATTGTTCCTTTTATG GTATAGCTCCACAAGGTGCTTGCTTGATGGTGATATTCCAGTTCTTCATCCCAGGAACAAGATTGACGGATAAATCCATCAGCTTCCACTGCAGACTTCCAATCCTTGACCCAGGCTCTAGCTGA